TCTTCAGCGTCAACCCCTATTTCCAGAACGACGTCGTGGCCAAGGAGTTCGTGCGCGGCCCCTCCGGTGGGTCTGGGGGCAGGGTGGGGGGCACCCCCCAACTTCCTACAGCCcaaggaggggtttggggggcggggggggctCCAGAGTGACCCCCCTGGCGTGTGGTCACTCCTCCCAGGTCACCTGGTGTCCCACTCGACCCCCATCCGGTGGtggcagggccaggaccccCGGACTCGCCCTCACAAgggccccccagccccccgcAGCTTCTTCGCGTGGTTTGGGGACCACAGCTTCCCTGCGGGCGACCGTGTGGCCGAGGTGAGCCCGGCGCTCCCAGTTCcgcctcccagtgctcccagttacCACCCCCGACCTCCCCATCTCCCTCCCCTCCAGATCATCAAGGAGGAGCTTTGGCCCAACCCGCTCCAGTTCTACCTGCTGGGGGAAGGCGCCGAGGGACCCCCCGACAGGTGAGCTGCACCccaaggggggttttggggggggttttgggggtctccaGGAGAGGGAACCCCAAACCTTCCCACCCCCCCCATGAACGCCCCCTCCCCAGCGAGAGCGGCGAGGACTGCGTGGTGATCCTGGATGACGATGAGGACGTGCAGGAGATCCCAGACGATGGGGACGGTGAGTGACCGACTCCCCCCTCCACCCTGGGGGcgaccccaaaattggggggggaccccaaaactcctcaCCTGAggaaatgggggggggggggctgagaaccccccccccaaattcctcttGGGAGTCGGGGGCTGATTTTGTGCCCCCCAATCCCCGCTCTGCAGGCAGTGGCGTGGAAGAGATCCCCACAGAGGAGCCCCCCAACCCCCCCGTGGGACAGAAAGACCCCAGCAGGGGCAGAAtttaattttgggggggggatttgggggtgctgcaCATCTCCACCCCTCCGGCGTTGCGGGTAAtgaggggctgggggccccCAACACAGCTCAGGGTGCTCGAAGGCCTTTcacccccctgccccccaaacCTTTCATGACTCCCCCCCCCAACTCTGGGGACCCCCAAtctccccagctccatcccctgggGGGGTGCGGGGGTCCCCCTaaatcccttttcccccccacccacccacctCACACGAGGGGAGAAACACAACCATTTCCTGACCATTTTTTTGTACATTTTGGGTTAAAAACttgtaaaattttctttttatatctaaaaatatattataataaaGAGAAAGTTTTAACAGATTCACAGAGACCTCCCTTGAACCccaggggagctggggaggaTTTCAGAGtttaaaattttcatattttactcccctgggttttttgggggtggggcTTCCCTAAAACCCCTCCCAGAGCAAGACCCGCCTTAGACCCCCCCTCGTCCTCCTCCGGTGCCGGTTGTCCCCACAACACGTGGCCTCACTCCCGTTACCGGTGCTCCACGACCCTCCCCCGCAATTCCCGGGATCTCCCGGGACCTGCGGTGCAAGTCTCGCCCTCATCCCCACCGGCCCCGGTGCCCCCCCGCCGCCATTTCCGTCCCGTTCCCGGTGCTCCCCCAGCCATATCCATCCCGTTCCAGGTGCCTCCATCTCCGGTTCCCGGTGCCCCTCCATTTCCATCCCGTTCCCGGTGCCTCCATCTCCGGTTCCCGGTGCCCCTCCATTTccatcccggtcccggtgcccccACTCAATTTTCATCCCGGTCCCGATGCCCCCCACCATTTCCATCCCGTTCCCGGTTCCTCCATCCCCCGGTCCCGGTTCCTCCTGCTCCGACCCTCCCGGAGCGGACCCGATCCGCAGCGGCGGGGGAagcgccccgggccggctccgccccgccgcccccgtcCGCACCGGCACGGCCGGTCCCGGCGGAGGGCGGCGGCGCATGCAGCGGCACAGGGCAGGCGTGGGCCGGCCCGGGCCCGGTGCCCCAGATTCGCTCCGTTCCCGGTGTCCCAGCCTCActccgttcccgttcccggtgtcccagccccgctccccgtCCCGGTCCCACTGTCCCAGCCTCACTccgctcccggtcccgctcccgTTCCCGCTGTCCCAGCCTCACTCCGCTCCCGGTCCCGCTGTCCCAGCCTCACTCCCCGTCCCGGTCCCGCTGTCCCAGCCTCACTccgctcccggtcccggtcccggtcccgttGCCTCCGCCCGCCTCATCGCCGCCTGCTCCTCCCCGCCCACCCGCACGGGGGCGCCACAACCGCGCGTCTCCACCAATCAGCGAGCAgatcctgctgctctcctcacCTCCACCAATCAGCAAGGGGGGGCGGGCATAATCCGCACAGACCACGCCCCCACCACCGCACGGGAGGCGTGGCCAACCCAAGCCCCGCCCACCCCGCCTTGGGGGTGGGGGTCGGGGcgaaaccccctccccaaaatccccgagcGCCCCAAAACCAGGGGCGCCCACAGAGACGGAGCCTGGCTGGACACAGAGGGGCTTTACTGCCCCCCCCAGCACCGCGGGGTCCCTGGGGGGCTCCCAGCGGCTTTGGGACCCCCggggtgatttttttgggggggggtcccagagatttttgggtgtttttgggggtgggggtcCCTATGAGGCGGAGTCGGAGGCCTCGGAGCTGTCCTTGACGTCGGTGCTCTCGGTGGTCTCGCTGACCTCGCTGACGTCCTTGCTGTCGCCCCCTCCTCCGTCCTCGTGGTGATGCGGGGGTCCCGTGGGTGGGGGGGGGTGCGAGGGGGTCCCCCCCGAGCCGCAGACCCCGTCCCCACCCCGGGGGGGCTCGGcgggggccggggggcggccccgctccttctgctccagctgcttcctcagctggggagggggcgcggggcggggtcACACCGGGACcaccccccacccacccacccaggAGGGGTCACACCGGGACcaccccccacccacccacccacacaccCACCCAGGAGGGGTTACACCGGGACcaccccccacccacccacccaggAGGGGGTTACACCGGGACCACCCCCCACCCAGGAGGGGTCACACCGGGACCACCCACCCAGGAGGGGTCACACCGGGACCACCCCCCACCCAGGAGGGGTCACACCGGGACCACCCCCCAACACACctacccacccacccacccacccacccaggAGGGGTCACACCGGGACCACCACCCACCCACACACCCACCCAGGAGGGGTCACACCGGGACCACCCCCCAACACACCCACCCACCCAGGAGGGGTCACACCGGGACcacccccacccacccacccaggagccccccaggaggggttttggggggcccggggtgggtttgggggagatttgggggggattttgtgggTTATTTAGGGGGCATTGGGGGATTtaggggtgattttggggggtttgagggttattttggggtgatttgggggttatttaggggggtttggaggggattttggggggatattggggttattttggagggatttggaatgattttggggagatttgggggtgattttgggggtgattttaggggttgttttgggggaattgggggtgattttggggttatttgggggtgattttgggaggatttgggaaggattttgggggttattttgggaggatatgggggtgattttggggaggatttgggggggaatttgaaggggatttgggggtgattttgggggttgttttgggggagatttgggtgTGATTTAGGGGGGATTtgtggaggatttgggggtgattttgggggtgattttggggggatttgggggtgatttataggggaatttgggggtgattttgaggggatttgggggttctttaataggggatttgggggttatTTAGGGGGGtttggaagggattttggggggatttaggggtgattttgggggttgttttggggggatttgggggttgtttagggggaaatttgggggtgattttggcGGTTATTtagggggggatttggggtgattcAGGGGGAATttaggaggaatttgggggttaTTTTAGGGGGAGATTTGGGAGTTGTTTTGGAAGGGTATGGGGGTGATTTTGGCGGGATTTAGTggttattttggggggatttgggggtgatttgaggggggatttgggtgtTCTTtaaggggggatttgggggttattttgggggggatttagCGGGGACTTGAGGGGGATttaggaggatttgggggtgattttggggtgatttcgggGTGATTTAGGGGGGATTGGGGGCTGCTTTTAGGGGGGATTTGGTGatgattttgggggtgatttaggaggatttgggggtgatttAGGGGTGATTTAGAGGGGATTGGGGGCTGATTTTAGGGGGGATTTGgtggtgattttggggtgattttggggtaattttggggtgatttcgggCGCATACCTCATCCGCCATTTGGGTCAGGTCCCGTTTCATGGCGTAGGCGTCCTCGCCGTCCGCGTAGTACTTGGGCTCCACCTCGCTGATCCTGGGGGCGCATTTGGGGGGTTCGGGGGGCGAATTTCGGGGTTCGGGGGGGTGACAAACCCACCCCCCCTCCCCCgaaccccaaatttcctcctgcagccccccaaaacccccccagtgCGGGTTGGACTCACTGGAAGTTGAGCGTGTTGGAGTAGAGGTGCAGCGCGGCGCGGTTGCTGCCGGGagaaacggggattttggggggttttggggggatttgggggattttggggggatttgggggtgattttagggggatttgggggtgattttgggggttatttttgggaGGATATGGGGGTGATTTTAGGGGGGAATTGGGGTGATTTTAGGGGTGATTTGGTGGTTATTTAAGGGAAGATTTGGAgttgattttggggtgacttgggggttattttggggtgatttgggggtgattttagggggatttggaggtgattttgggggtgatttttgggaggatATGGGGGTGATTTTAGGGGGGaattggggtgattttgggggtgatttgGTGGTTATTTAAGGGAAGATTTGGagttgattttggggtgatttgggggttattttggggggatttgggggttatttaaggggagattttggggtgcttttgggtggatttttggggatatgggggtggtttgggggattttggggggtttgggggattttggggttattttggggggaatttgggggttatTTTGGAGGTGactggggttatttttggggggatttgggggttcattgcagggattttggggtgattttggtgGAAATTTCagggttattttggggtgatctggggggattttggggttattttggggttaatttgggggttattttgggggttatttttgggggggatttgggggtgattttggtgGAAATTTCagggttattttggggtgatttgggggattttggggttattttggggctaatttgggggttatttttgggggggattttggtggaAATTTCagggttattttggggtgatctggggggattttggggtcccacctcTTGCGGACGTGCAGCGAGACGTATTTGGCGTTGAAGTTCTCGATCATGGCCCGCGAGGCCTGGTCCATCAACTTCTGCGCCAGCCCCAGGCGCCGGTGCGAGCGTTTCACCGCCTGGGGGCCCCCAAAAcgggctgggaccccccaaaacgggctgggaccccccaaaaccccccagggaccccaaacacccccccagggaccccaaaacgggctgggaccccccaaaaacccccccagggaccccaaaacgggctgggaccccccaaaaaccccccccagggaccccaaaacgggctgggaccccccaaaacgggctgggaccccccaaaaaaccccccagggaccccaaaacggg
The sequence above is a segment of the Lonchura striata isolate bLonStr1 chromosome 36, bLonStr1.mat, whole genome shotgun sequence genome. Coding sequences within it:
- the NAA10 gene encoding N-alpha-acetyltransferase 10 encodes the protein MNIRNARPEDLMNMQHCNLLCLPENYQMKYYFYHGLSWPQLSYIAEDEHGKIVGYVLAKMEEDPDDVPHGHITSLAVKRSHRRLGLAQKLMDQASRAMIENFNAKYVSLHVRKSNRAALHLYSNTLNFQISEVEPKYYADGEDAYAMKRDLTQMADELRKQLEQKERGRPPAPAEPPRGGDGVCGSGGTPSHPPPPTGPPHHHEDGGGGDSKDVSEVSETTESTDVKDSSEASDSAS